From one Streptomyces sp. Q6 genomic stretch:
- a CDS encoding PIG-L deacetylase family protein, producing MIRLGAGPLERIVAVGAHCDDIAIGAGGTLLTLCRARPGLRVDALVLSGGGSDREQEEQAALAAFCPGADLRLTVHKLPDGHLPAHWDEAKAAVEELRAQTDPDLVLAPRTDDAHQDHRGLARLMPTAFRDHLVLGYEIVKWDGDFGRMAAYQPLSPETAEQKVRLLQEHYPSQRHRPWYDREAFLGLARIRGIECHQRYAEAFAVTKLTLDLGD from the coding sequence GTGATCCGTCTCGGCGCGGGGCCCCTGGAGCGGATCGTCGCCGTCGGCGCGCACTGCGACGACATCGCCATCGGCGCCGGCGGCACCCTCCTGACGCTCTGCCGGGCGCGGCCCGGCCTGCGCGTCGACGCCCTGGTGCTGTCCGGCGGCGGCAGTGACCGCGAGCAGGAGGAGCAGGCCGCGCTCGCCGCGTTCTGCCCCGGCGCCGACCTGCGCCTGACCGTGCACAAGCTGCCGGACGGCCATCTGCCCGCGCACTGGGACGAGGCCAAGGCCGCCGTCGAGGAACTGCGTGCGCAGACCGACCCGGACCTCGTCCTCGCCCCGCGCACCGACGACGCGCACCAGGACCACCGCGGCCTCGCGCGCCTGATGCCCACCGCCTTCCGCGACCACCTCGTCCTCGGCTACGAGATCGTCAAATGGGACGGCGATTTCGGCCGGATGGCGGCGTACCAGCCGCTGTCACCGGAGACCGCCGAGCAGAAGGTGCGGCTGTTGCAGGAGCACTATCCCTCGCAGCGCCACCGGCCGTGGTACGACCGCGAGGCCTTCCTCGGCCTCGCCCGGATCCGCGGCATCGAATGCCACCAGCGATACGCCGAGGCGTTCGCCGTCACCAAACTCACGCTCGACCTGGGGGATTGA